CGTGATCTGCTGATCGTCGACCAGCAGCGTCTCGTGCGAGAGGTCGAGTCGGATGTGATCGCTGAGGCGTAGCGCCGCCTTGGTGTTCAGGCCCGGGAACAGGATGGCGAACTCCTCGCCGCCGATCCGGGCGAGCAGATGGCCGCCGCCCTCGACCGATTGGGCGAGGTAGCGCGCCACCTTGGCCAGCGCCTGGTCGCCGAAATCATGGCCGTGGCTGTCATTCAGATGCTTGAAGTCGTCGATGTCGAGGATGGCGATGGCGCTCGGAAGATTCTTCGCGCGCGCTTCCGCAATCAGCTTCTCGGCGCTCTCGAAGAAATAACGGCGATTGAACAGGCCGGTCAGGGCATCGCGCGAGGCGAGATTATGCAGCTGCTCGATCTGCTCCAGCGTCTCGACATTGCTCGCGATCCGGCATTGCAGCTCTTCGGGAATAAAGGGCATCGAGATGAAGTCATTGGCGCCCGCCTTGAGGAAGCCAACGGATACCATGCGGTCGCTGGAGGACGAGACGCCGATTAGTCGCAGCCGGTCCGAGGCGAATTGGCGGCGGATGCGGCGGGTCAGCTCGTAGCCGTCCATCTCCGGCATGTAGTAGTCGCTCACGACCAGCCGGATGTCGGGATTGTCCTGGATCAGCGACAGCGCTTCGTCCCCGGACTCCGCCTCGATCACCTGGTATTGCTGCACCTTCAGCATATGGGTGAGAAGTTTACGGGTCGCCGCGGTGTCGTCGACGACGAGAATGCGGGTCTGCCGGTTGCAGAGCGCACGCTTGGCGGTCGCGACCACGGTCTCGAGCGTGAAGGCGCTGTCCTTCGGGACATAGTCGAGGACGTCGCGCTCCATGATCCGGTTGCGCGTCTCGAGGTCGAAGCTGGCGGTGTGAACGATCGTGGGGATGCGGCGCTGGACGGTGAAGTCGATGGCTTCGCCGCGCGGGGCGTCGGGCAGATTGAGATCGACCACGGCCAAGGTGAAGGCCGCGCGGTCCTCGGTGACGACTTCGTGCAGCTCGTTAAGCGACTGGCAGACGACGATGGGCAGCTGAAGCTCGGCCTCGAGGCGGCGCGACAGCGCCAGCGCATAGGTCCGCGAATCCTCGACGAGAAGGACCTTGAGCTCTTCGGCGATGGGTTCGCTCTGACGGCGTCCGGTGGCGCGATAGGCCATTGAGCTCACGAGTCCCAGGTCGGTGCCGGCAGGGTATGCGGCAGGTTTCGAGCTCTGCTTTGCGATGGAAAGGCGAACTCCATGCGGCAGACCATCCTGCCGCAACGTTAATTTGGGTTTAACTAAGCCCCTGCCGTCCACGGCCGATAAGGAGGGCTTATCGGCACGGCGGGAGGGGGCCGCTCAGATCCGCCAGGGCAGGATGTTAGCCGGCAGCTTGCGGCCCAGCGCGTCGAGCCCGAGCATCACGGCGAGGATCACCGCGCAGGCGCTGATCGCCACCGCCGCAGCTTCGCCGGCGAGGCCCGCTTCCTTCAGGCTGAACAGCACGACGCCGAGCGTCTCGGTGCCCGAAGACCAGAGCAGGGCCGAGACCGTGAGTTCGTTGAAGGCGACGAGGAAGACCATCAGCCCGCTGACGGCGGCTGCCGGCGCCAGGATCGGCGCGACGATGAAGCGGAGCATCTGCCAGAGCGTCACGCCGTCGAGCTTGGCGGCCTCCTCGTGATGCGCCTCGATCTGCGCCATCGCTGCCACCGGCGCCTTCAGCGCCAGTGGCAGGAAGCGGGCGATATAGGCGAACAGGATGATGAATGGCGTCGCGTAGATGCTGACCCCGATGAGCGGCAATGGCTTCAGGAACATCAGGATGCAGGCGATGGCGAGGACGACGCCGGGCAGGGCATAGGGTAGCTCGATCACCACCTCGACCACGCGCCGCAGCTTGCCCATCCGCCGCTCCAGCCCATAGGCGAAGGCGATCGAAAGCAGCGCCAGTATGACTGCGGCCGAGCCGGCGAAGAGAAGGGAGTTACGGAAGGCGCGCACCGTCACGTCCTGCCGCAGCAAGACCTCGGCGAACTTGTCGAAGGTCAGATTCTGCCAGGTCAATGCGACGCCGAGCGCCGGCGTCAGCGCCTCGCCGATCAGCGCCAGCAGCGGCAGGCCGAGCTTGAGCGCGATCAGGAGCCAGAGCCCGGCCGCAACGACAGGGCGGGCGCCGCCGAGGTGCCAGAACGGCTGCAGCGGTCGCTCGATCTCGACCTTGCCGCCGGCACGCCGCGTCGCGAGCAGGCTGGCGGTGATGCCGAGGCCGGCAACGAGCGCGACCAGGAGCGAGAGCGCCGCTGCATCGGGCAGGCCCGCTGGGCCGAAGCTTGAGAGCCGGCGATAGATCAGCGTCGGCAAGGTGAGATAGTTCACCGGTAGGCCGAGCAGGGCCGGGATGCCGAAATTGCCGATGCCGGCGACGAAGGCGAGCAAGGCCGCGGCGATGATCTGCGGCCGTAGCACCGGCAGCAGGATGCGGCCGACGATGGTCGCAGGCGCTGCGCCTTCCATCTGCGCCGCCTCGACCAGCGCATGTGGCACGCTGCGCAGGCCGGTCCAGAGCGTGATCGCCACCAGCGGTGCATGATGCAGCGCCATGACCAGGATGATGCCGCCGCGCCCGAGCAGCGGGTTGGGCGTGCCCGGCGCCGGCGAAAGTCCGATGGCGCCCAGCAAGGCCGAACTGGGTGCGAACAGGCTGAGGAAGGCGAGCGCCGCCACCTGCGGCGCGATCATCATCGAGAAGACCAGTGCGAAGGCGAGGGGCCGCTTGCCGCGGACATCGGTGACTGCGAGCAGGATCGCCGCGGTGCCGCCGATCGCGAGGGCGCCGAAGGCCGACAGCCCGGCCGTCTCGAAGGTGTGCAGGGTCGCATTGACAGCGGCGCGGCTGGTGATCTCCGCCAGCGCGCCCTCGGGCGCGAACTGCCAGCCGGGCGCGAAAGCGGCGGCGAGCAGCCGCAGGAAGGGCAGGGCGCCCAACAGCGTCGCGCAGAGCAGCACCAGCGCCGGCAGGCCAAGGCCCGATGGCAGCGCGAGCTTCGGCAGCGCCGGGCGGATGCCGGTCTGCCGAAATTCCGCGGGAGCAGCGAGCGTCATTGCGTTGGTGCCAGACCGGAACTGCCCGGGATCAGCCTTCGAAGATGGCGCTGAAGCGCTTGCGGGCGGCCGGCTCGTCGGCCAGCGCCTTGGCAGCGTCGAACGGCATCAGCTTGATCGCGCCGCGCGTCGGATAGCCAGCCGGCAGGGCAACGTTCGGATGGGCCGAGACATAGCCCTGCTTCAGCGCGAGTTCCTGCCCGTCCTTCGAGATCAGGAAGTCGACCAGGGCCTTGGCGGCCTCCGGATTCTTGCTGCTCTTCAGGATCGCGACCGGCTCGCTCACCGCCGAGACGCCTTCCTTCGGGAACACGAACTCGACCGGCGCGCCCTTAGCCTTCTCGCGGATCGGCATAAAGTCGACGATCATGCCGTAGAGCTTCTCGCCGGTCGCGACCTGGCGCAGGATATCGCCATTGGCGCCGGCCGCGAGCGTGCCGTTCTTCTTGAGTTCCTCATAGAAGCTCCAGCCGCCCGGCAGGTTGCCGGTCAGCGTGATCGTATGGATCATCGCGGCGCCGGAGTTCAGCGGGCTCGGCATGGCGAGCTGATTCTTGGCCTCGGGCCTGGCGAGGTCGAGCCAGCTCTCCGGCTTCAGCGCCGCCTTGGTGTTGTAGACGATGCCGGTGGTGATCAGCTTGGTCGCGAACCACATCTTGGCCGGGTCGTGCACGCCGGTTGGGAAGGCGGAGACGTCGGCCTTATCGTGGGCGAGCAGGCGGTCTTCCTTTTTCAGGCCTTCCATGGTCACGGCGTCGGCGATGAGCAGCACGTCGGCCTGCGGCGCGCCGGCCTCGATCTCGGCCCGGAGCTTGGCCATCACGCGCGGCGTGCCGTCGCGGACGAAGCTGACCTCGACCTTGGGATACTTCGCCTTGAAGGCATCGATCGTCTGCTGGGCGTCGGTGTTGGGCTGGCTGGTGTAGAGCACGAGCTTGCCTTCGACCGCGCCGGCGGTGTCGATCGCCGGCAGGGCCAGGCCGAGCGCGAGAACGGCGGTGGTTGCGAGCGCGCGCATGGGAAACTCCGGTCAATTTGCCGCGACGCCGATGAGGCCGCGAAGGTCTGGATATGGATCGTGAGGCGGGGGTAAGCCGTCTCGATGACACATCCGTGACAACTCTTCTTTGACGCGGCTGCCGCGCGCCGTCAAAGCCGATTCGCAAGGCTCTGGCGGGGGAGGATGGGGAAGCCTCTTGTCGAGCTTCGCATGAAAATCGTGCAACCCAGCCGCTTGTTTATTGCAGGGCTCTTCGACTAGTGTTTAGGAGGAGACGGGCAAAAAAGCTCGATCTAAACGTTTTAAATGGGAGGTTACCATGAAATTTGTGCGCTCTCTGGCTGCCGGCGCAGCCTTGGCCGCCATCACCGCCGGCTGGTCCGGAGCGGCACTCGCCCAGGAGACGGTGACGGTTTGGTTCACCAAGGGCTTCTACAAGGGCGAAGACGATGCGCTGCTTGCCGTCGTAGACAAGTTCCAGAAGGCGACGGGCGTCAAGGTCGACCTCTCCCTCTATGCGACCGAAGACTGCGTCACCAAGTCGGTCGGCGCCGTCCAGGCGGGCACGCCGCCTGATGTCGGCTTCTGCACCACCTATGACTTCCGCACTACCGGTCAGTGGGCCTTCGAGGGCAAGCTCGAGGACGTCACCGACGTGCTGGAGCCGATCAAGGCGCAAATCCAGCCGCAGGCGCTGGCGACAACCTTCCTGATGAACGACAAGACCAAGAAGAAGGCCTACTACGCCTTCCCCGTCCAGCAGCAGATGATGCACATCACCTACTGGAAGGACATGCTGGAAGAGGCCGGCTTCAAGGAAAGCGACATCCCGAAGACCTGGAACGGGTATTGGGATTTCTGGTGCGACAAGGTCCAAAGCGCCGCCCGCGCCAAGGGCAAGCGCATCTACGCCGTCGGCCATCCGCTCGGCGTCGCCGCCTCCGACACCTTCTACAGCTTCCTGACCTTCGCCAACGCGCACAATACGCAGATCGTCGACGAGAACGGCAAGATCGTGCTCGACGAGCCGAAGAACAAGGCGGCGATGGTCGCGACGGTGAAGGATTATGCCAGCATCTCTTCGCGTGGCTGCACGCCGCCCTCCTCGGTCAACTGGCTCGACCCGGACAACAATGTCGCCTTCCATAACCGCACGACGATCCTGACCCACAACGCCACGATCTCGATCGCGGCCAAGCATCTCGACGACATGAACAACGCGGCGCTCACCCAGGAACAGCGCGACCAGGCCAAGAAGAACTATTACGACAACATCCGCACGGCCGAGTTCCCGAAGAAGCCCGATGGCAGCACCATGCCGAACCTCGCGGCCGTCAAGACCGCGGTCGTCTTCGCCGACGGCAAGAACAAGAAGCGCGGCAAGGAGTTCATGGCCTTCATGATGAAGGACGAGAACCTGCGTCCCTTCGTCGAAGGCTCGGTCGGCCGCTGGTTCCCGACCACGATCGAGGCGGCCAAGAGCCCGTTCTGGAACGACGGCAAGGATCCGCACCGCGCCATCGTCTACAAGCAGTACACAGACGGCACGGTACCGTTCCAGTTCGTCTACAACTACAAGTTCACGGCTGTGAATGCCGAGAACGTCTGGGCCAAGGCGGTCAACCGCGTCCTGGTCGACAAGGTCACGCCGGAGCAGGCTGTCGACGAGATGATCGCCCGCATCAAGCAGATCGCCGGCTGACACCGGCATAAGGCGAGCCGACAAACACGGCATCCCGCAGCGCGACCTCGCTGCGGGATGCCGACCCGTCTTCGGCGACGGGGCGCGTATCGAGGGAGAACAACAAAATGACCACGGCAGCGATGGCTCCCCCAGTAATCGCTCGAGGCGATGCAACCTCCGGGCAGGCGCGCGACCGCGTGTTCTGGGGCGTGCTCATGCTCGCCCCCTATCTCCTCGTCTTTGCCGTGATGGTGGTTTACCCCGTCGCATACGGCCTCTGGCTCGGCCTCAACTGGCAGTCCTACAAGGCGCTCTTCGCCGATCCGATCTTCGTCCGCACTGTGGTCAACACTGTCGTCTTCCTCTTCATCGCGGTGAACCTGAAGTTCCTGATGGCCTTGTTCCTCTCGGGCTTCTTCGTCCAGCAGCGTGCCTGGGTGCGCTTCATCCTGGTGCTGTTCATCCTGCCCTGGGCAGTGCCGTCGATCCCGACCATCCTGTCGTTCCGGGTCATGCTCAACCCCGAGAACGGCATGATCAACCAGCAGCTCTTCCACTGGTTCCGGAATCGTCGAGGGACCGGGCTGGCTGACCGATCCGACACTCGCTTTCGCCTCTTCGATCCTCGTCCATATCTGGAAGTCGCTGCCGTTCTGGACGCTGATCCTCGTTACCGGCCGCCTCGCCATCGCGCAGGACCTCTATGAGGCCGCCAGCGTCGACGGCGCCAACAAATGGCAGCAGTTCCGCTTCATCACCTGGCCGTCGCTGGCGACGCTCTATGTCACCTCGACCCTGCTTTCGATGATCTGGACGCTGGGCGACTTCAACAGTGTCTACCTGCTGACGGGTGGCGGTCCGGGCGACCTCA
This sequence is a window from Bosea vestrisii. Protein-coding genes within it:
- a CDS encoding diguanylate cyclase, with protein sequence MAYRATGRRQSEPIAEELKVLLVEDSRTYALALSRRLEAELQLPIVVCQSLNELHEVVTEDRAAFTLAVVDLNLPDAPRGEAIDFTVQRRIPTIVHTASFDLETRNRIMERDVLDYVPKDSAFTLETVVATAKRALCNRQTRILVVDDTAATRKLLTHMLKVQQYQVIEAESGDEALSLIQDNPDIRLVVSDYYMPEMDGYELTRRIRRQFASDRLRLIGVSSSSDRMVSVGFLKAGANDFISMPFIPEELQCRIASNVETLEQIEQLHNLASRDALTGLFNRRYFFESAEKLIAEARAKNLPSAIAILDIDDFKHLNDSHGHDFGDQALAKVARYLAQSVEGGGHLLARIGGEEFAILFPGLNTKAALRLSDHIRLDLSHETLLVDDQQITLTVSIGVAEISGQGSLDQFLIAADRALYAAKNEGRNCVRVAA
- a CDS encoding ABC transporter permease, which translates into the protein MTLAAPAEFRQTGIRPALPKLALPSGLGLPALVLLCATLLGALPFLRLLAAAFAPGWQFAPEGALAEITSRAAVNATLHTFETAGLSAFGALAIGGTAAILLAVTDVRGKRPLAFALVFSMMIAPQVAALAFLSLFAPSSALLGAIGLSPAPGTPNPLLGRGGIILVMALHHAPLVAITLWTGLRSVPHALVEAAQMEGAAPATIVGRILLPVLRPQIIAAALLAFVAGIGNFGIPALLGLPVNYLTLPTLIYRRLSSFGPAGLPDAAALSLLVALVAGLGITASLLATRRAGGKVEIERPLQPFWHLGGARPVVAAGLWLLIALKLGLPLLALIGEALTPALGVALTWQNLTFDKFAEVLLRQDVTVRAFRNSLLFAGSAAVILALLSIAFAYGLERRMGKLRRVVEVVIELPYALPGVVLAIACILMFLKPLPLIGVSIYATPFIILFAYIARFLPLALKAPVAAMAQIEAHHEEAAKLDGVTLWQMLRFIVAPILAPAAAVSGLMVFLVAFNELTVSALLWSSGTETLGVVLFSLKEAGLAGEAAAVAISACAVILAVMLGLDALGRKLPANILPWRI
- a CDS encoding ABC transporter substrate-binding protein — translated: MRALATTAVLALGLALPAIDTAGAVEGKLVLYTSQPNTDAQQTIDAFKAKYPKVEVSFVRDGTPRVMAKLRAEIEAGAPQADVLLIADAVTMEGLKKEDRLLAHDKADVSAFPTGVHDPAKMWFATKLITTGIVYNTKAALKPESWLDLARPEAKNQLAMPSPLNSGAAMIHTITLTGNLPGGWSFYEELKKNGTLAAGANGDILRQVATGEKLYGMIVDFMPIREKAKGAPVEFVFPKEGVSAVSEPVAILKSSKNPEAAKALVDFLISKDGQELALKQGYVSAHPNVALPAGYPTRGAIKLMPFDAAKALADEPAARKRFSAIFEG
- a CDS encoding ABC transporter substrate-binding protein; amino-acid sequence: MKFVRSLAAGAALAAITAGWSGAALAQETVTVWFTKGFYKGEDDALLAVVDKFQKATGVKVDLSLYATEDCVTKSVGAVQAGTPPDVGFCTTYDFRTTGQWAFEGKLEDVTDVLEPIKAQIQPQALATTFLMNDKTKKKAYYAFPVQQQMMHITYWKDMLEEAGFKESDIPKTWNGYWDFWCDKVQSAARAKGKRIYAVGHPLGVAASDTFYSFLTFANAHNTQIVDENGKIVLDEPKNKAAMVATVKDYASISSRGCTPPSSVNWLDPDNNVAFHNRTTILTHNATISIAAKHLDDMNNAALTQEQRDQAKKNYYDNIRTAEFPKKPDGSTMPNLAAVKTAVVFADGKNKKRGKEFMAFMMKDENLRPFVEGSVGRWFPTTIEAAKSPFWNDGKDPHRAIVYKQYTDGTVPFQFVYNYKFTAVNAENVWAKAVNRVLVDKVTPEQAVDEMIARIKQIAG